In Pedobacter sp. W3I1, one DNA window encodes the following:
- the pta gene encoding phosphate acetyltransferase codes for MTKNIFIASAEPYTGKSVIAFGMINMLLAKTQKVGYFKPIIAQDDPNKKDEHVEAMLDYFSLPVKYEDAFAFTRQEMLHQSEDSGTIINTIISKYKKLEDNYDFTVIEGSDFLGEGMAFEFESNALMAKNLGAPVLIVVSGKNKTASQLFKSAINIYRNFLLRDVQVLGVVANMVNPEEAERIKQALTNQLPAELLIAVIPTETGLQSPTMKEITLALGGEVLFGSELLDNQVDNFVTGAMMLPNFLRHIKDNLLIVTPGDRGDIIIGALQANLSANYPKIAGIVLTAGSLPDEPIIKLIEGLQTIIPIIAVKKGTFETTTTIGSIHSKITIENKKKIAVAIELFEKYVDIKALDDKIITFSYQGITPHMFQYQLVKWAKRDKKHIVLPEGNDERILKAVEKLITQDIVDITLLGDPAEIINTIKRLGLNLDTNTLKIHNPIQSAHYNDYVNTLHELRKAKNVNLEMARDMMTDVSYFGTMMVYKGDADGMVSGAVHTTQHTIRPALQFVKTKPGVSVVSSIFFMCLPERVAIFGDCAVNPNPTAQQLAEIAISSAESSAKFGIEPRIAMLSYSSGTSGEGEDVERVREATAIVKARHPELKIEGPIQYDAAVDPLVGKQKLPGSEVAGRASVLIFPDLNTGNNTYKAVQRETGALAIGPMLQGLNKPINDLSRGCTVDDIFNTVVITAIQCQDI; via the coding sequence CAATATGTTATTGGCCAAAACCCAAAAAGTAGGTTATTTTAAACCGATTATTGCACAAGACGACCCGAATAAAAAGGATGAACATGTAGAAGCCATGTTAGATTATTTTTCGCTCCCTGTTAAATATGAGGATGCTTTTGCCTTTACACGACAGGAAATGCTCCACCAATCAGAAGATAGCGGAACGATTATCAATACCATCATCAGTAAATATAAAAAGCTTGAAGATAATTATGACTTTACGGTAATCGAGGGTAGCGACTTTTTAGGTGAAGGCATGGCCTTTGAATTCGAATCGAACGCCTTAATGGCCAAAAACCTGGGTGCACCTGTTTTAATAGTAGTATCAGGAAAAAACAAAACCGCAAGTCAGCTTTTTAAATCAGCCATCAATATCTACCGTAATTTCCTGCTGCGCGATGTACAGGTATTAGGTGTAGTGGCCAATATGGTGAATCCAGAGGAGGCAGAGCGTATTAAACAAGCGTTAACCAATCAATTGCCAGCAGAACTGCTCATAGCCGTTATCCCGACTGAAACTGGTTTGCAAAGTCCAACCATGAAAGAAATTACTTTAGCCTTAGGTGGCGAAGTGCTTTTTGGATCTGAATTATTAGACAACCAGGTTGATAATTTTGTAACCGGCGCTATGATGTTGCCTAATTTTTTAAGGCACATTAAAGATAACCTGCTTATTGTTACTCCTGGCGATCGGGGTGATATTATTATTGGCGCCCTTCAAGCTAATTTATCAGCCAATTATCCAAAAATTGCAGGTATTGTTTTAACCGCAGGTAGTTTACCCGATGAGCCGATTATTAAATTGATTGAAGGTTTACAGACCATTATCCCAATAATAGCAGTCAAGAAGGGAACCTTCGAAACCACTACAACCATTGGTAGTATCCACTCAAAAATCACAATTGAAAACAAAAAGAAAATTGCAGTCGCGATAGAGCTTTTCGAAAAATATGTTGACATTAAGGCACTTGATGATAAAATTATCACTTTTAGCTACCAGGGCATTACCCCACATATGTTTCAATACCAATTGGTTAAATGGGCCAAACGTGATAAAAAACATATCGTTTTACCAGAAGGAAATGACGAACGTATTTTAAAAGCAGTGGAGAAGCTGATTACCCAGGATATTGTAGACATCACACTTTTAGGCGATCCAGCCGAAATTATCAATACCATTAAAAGACTTGGATTGAATCTGGATACCAATACTTTAAAAATACATAATCCCATACAATCTGCCCATTACAATGACTATGTAAATACTTTACATGAATTACGAAAAGCCAAGAATGTAAACTTGGAAATGGCCAGAGATATGATGACCGATGTTTCTTATTTCGGGACCATGATGGTTTATAAAGGCGATGCCGATGGAATGGTTTCGGGTGCCGTTCATACCACCCAGCACACCATCAGACCTGCTTTGCAGTTTGTTAAAACAAAGCCAGGCGTATCGGTGGTTTCATCCATTTTCTTTATGTGCCTGCCAGAACGGGTGGCCATATTTGGCGATTGTGCGGTTAACCCTAATCCTACAGCACAACAGCTGGCAGAAATAGCCATTTCTTCAGCAGAAAGCAGCGCCAAATTCGGCATTGAGCCCCGCATTGCCATGTTATCTTATTCTTCTGGCACATCAGGGGAAGGTGAAGATGTAGAACGCGTAAGAGAAGCCACTGCCATAGTTAAAGCAAGGCATCCGGAACTAAAAATTGAAGGGCCGATACAATATGATGCCGCAGTAGACCCACTTGTAGGTAAACAAAAACTACCTGGATCTGAAGTAGCGGGCAGAGCGAGTGTACTCATCTTCCCCGATCTAAATACCGGAAACAATACCTACAAAGCAGTACAACGCGAAACCGGGGCATTGGCTATTGGCCCAATGTTGCAAGGCTTAAACAAACCGATAAACGATTTGAGCCGTGGCTGTACGGTAGATGATATTTTTAATACTGTTGTAATTACAGCAATTCAATGCCAGGATATTTAA